In the Arachis ipaensis cultivar K30076 chromosome B10, Araip1.1, whole genome shotgun sequence genome, one interval contains:
- the LOC107620347 gene encoding uncharacterized protein LOC107620347: MGATPFHPSILKVRLPRNFDKPTDMMYDGTKDPQEHITAFEARMNLEGVGDTVRCRAFHVTLAGLAIRWFNALPQGSITVFVDISQSFLARFTTRIAKAKHPINLLGVTQKPGEPTRKFLDKFNDECLEIDGLTDSVASLCLTNGLLNEDFRKHLTTKPVWFMQEIQSVAKEYINDEEVSQVVAANKRQLPNPSVRQAPQFERHKEAPRDGTLAKQPKQPPRVGRFTNYTPFTASIVEVYQQIVDKGILSRPRPLKERTGGNKSLYCDYHKGFGHKTQDCFDLKDASEKAIREGKLSEFSRLIREPRRREREHSEEDRSRTVKSRQEPMEDANNPPTFVVNIVVGRDSPPKSKSAAKKDTRILSISTEGPIASKRSPTISFGPEDKWFHDLPENPPW, encoded by the coding sequence ATGGGAGCCACTCCTTTCCACCCCTCGATCCTCAAGGTCCGACTCCCGAGAAACTTTGACAAGCCGACGGACATGATGTACGATGGGACTAAGGACCCCCAGGAGCATATCACAGCCTTTGAAGCAAGGATGAACTTGGAAGGGGTAGGCGACACGGTCAGATGCCGGGCATTCCATGTGACGCTAGCCGGCCTAGCGATTcgatggttcaacgccctcccacaAGGTTCCATCACAGTTTTCGTAGACATATCCCAGAGCTTCCTGGCTCGGTTCACGACACGCATAGCCAAGGCAAAACACCCAATCAACTTATTAGGGGTTACCCAAAAGCCCGGGGAACCGACCAGGAAGTTCCTGGACAAATTCAACGATGAGTGCTTGGAGATCGACGGCCTTACAGACTCAGTCGCCAGTCTCTGCCTGACGAATGGCCTGCTAAACGAGGACTTTAGGAAGCACCTCACCACTAAGCCTGTCTGGTTCATGCAAGAAATCCAAAGCGTGGCCAAGGAATACATCAATGATGAGGAAGTGAGTCAGGTTGTAGCAGCCAACAAGCGGCAGCTCCCAAACCCCTCAGTTCGGCAGGCCCCTCAGTTCGAAAGACATAAAGAGGCTCCCAGGGACGGCACCCTAGCCAAGCAACCCAAGCAACCCCCACGAGTAGGAAGGTTCACAAATTACACGCCATTCACGGCGTCCATAGTAGAGGTTTACCAGCAAATTGTAGACAAAGGAATCCTATCCAGACCCAGACCATTGAAAGAAAGAACGGGAGGCAACAAAAGCCTTTATTGCGATTATCACAAGGGGTTTGGTCACAAAACCCAGGACTGCTTCGATCTCAAAGATGCCTCAGAGAAGGCCATCAGAGAAGGAAAGCTGAGCGAATTCTCCCGGCTCATCAGAGAACCGAGAAGACGAGAACGAGAGCACTCTGAGGAAGATCGTAGCCGAACTGTCAAGTCAAGGCAAGAACCCATGGAGGATGCCAATAACCCCCCAACCTTTGTGGTCAACATCGTGGTCGGGCGCGACAGCCCCCCCAAATCCAAATCGGCAGCAAAGAAGGATACCCGGATACTCTCCATCTCGACAGAAGGCCCCATCGCCAGCAAAAGATCTCCCACAATATCCTTTGGCCCAGAGGATAAATGGTTTCACGATCTCCCTGAGAACCCCCCATGGTAG